AATAACAATTTATCCTTGATCTTGAACTAAACTTTTACACAAACCCGAGGTTTCGCATAAAAAGTTCGCAAAAAACTATGTTTGTCGTGACTATTATAATTGTagaatcaacaaaaaataatcagtGAAATAAGGAAATTAGAAAAGTCTCAAAAAGATTTCGATttagttagtatttattttggtgagcagtagaaaataaatcagTTAGTACCTACGTAATTAACTACCTAATTTTGTGCCTAGGTAGTGAACGGCTAGAAATAAAAGGCAGAGAACgtctagataaaaataataggattttttgtgaatttatttagaGTTTCATCGACGACATGGAAACTCATTGTCAGGCAAGAACTACTAAagggatttgaaaaaatctttcagtggttGGTAGTCTATTTATCGAGGACCTTCcgattttccgcggtttcacccgcctcccgTGTGAACTACTGGCGGGACTGGGGTAAAATAGATATAGCCTATTTTATTCGGGAAAAATGTagatgtatgtaaatatagatgtgtaatttctcaaatcggttcacTAGTTTCGGAGTtttacaaacgaacaaaaaaaaatatcccattAGTATAGAAAACTAGACTATCTAAGTGGCTGGAGTAAACCGACATTAAACCTAAGTATAAGTTCTAGTGGTAGGTACCATAGGTCTACCTAATCATCAAGAATTCACTGCATCAACCACTTAGAAACGGTTGAGCAGTTACAAGAAGTCGGAATTAAGAAATTGAGCATGACTAACCATATAAATACGTGTTAAGGCGCGAAGTTCCCCTACAAAGTGCCCAGTATAGCCTGACCCGTGGCAGAATCTAGAACTACATTTtataagtacaatttttgagtCGTGGTTGGTTttcccctctcgctgtgggtgcagcgtgatggagtgtcagactcttactgactaaaacccaccatcttccttcttaagtcctttatgtaccaaggccacagtaactctttcaaacaatcccgcagcaaaTAGCGCCATCTTGAATGTCAAACATAATCTGGGCGCACTGTACTTAAAATTGAGACAATGAAATTACTTTCTTCCGCAAGTTGCATTATTTAAGTGGGATTTGGGTCAGATCATAGGTTGGTGGGTTATGGTAACCTAGATATGCAATCCAATGCTTTAGGTTGCTGAGAAAGTAGGTTGTCATCTGTTATTGGTCGAGCGCTAGTTAAGTTAGTTAGACTTATGATAGACTATATTTTCGTAATAAGTAAATAGCTAAATAGTTCCGGGTTGTTTTTATATACTAGCcaatttcccgcggtttcacctgcgtcccatgggaactactgcccgtaccggaataaaatacagcctatgttactagggaaTAGTGTAcctagctttccaaaagtgacagaatttttgaaatcgtttcagtagtttcgtagCCTTTATTtaaggaacaaacaaacaaaaaaatcattgataAATACTATTTCACAAATTGCTTGGctcgagaatcgaacccgataCCTCAACACGGGGGTTTATTTAACTCAGTCACTGAACCAATATAAAGAGTCTAATTGCTACTAATTAATGTATCTCTCGACTTGTAAGTAGGTGCTGAAACTTCAATATTTGCTGATTACATTCACAAGTATTAGTTAATTGCTATAACAAGGTTAAGCTGCTTTCAAAGTCAGCTCTTAgagataaataattacaaataccTAGATGTTATGTAAAGCTAATTAAACAGTAAAATATGTACTAGTACGATTATGTAGTAGTAAGGTTAGGTTATGTATACCTGCCTcattggtctagctgtcgcaatcGCAGGTGCTGCAGGTGCTGCCAAGGAAATAGAGGCGGCGCAATCCATCATTTTACCCGGTTTGTTTACCCGGTTGCGGGAAATCATCCTCATcgtctcagccataggacgtccactgctgagcataggcctcctccttaGATCTCctcagatacctgttggagttGACCTGCATGTTCCGGGAAACGGTTCtcccgggtgaaaccgcgggatgAAATAAGATAACGAACTGAAACGaataatactttaattttattcacataaaactttttattaatgatACATAATGATAACTTTCATAATTCTATGTTTTGTACACGActtatgttataatttatcaagtaacatttaaatataatacctaatttcTTGGTAATGTTAACATTCTCAAGCTTTGTAAACTTACTTATCTACGTAGAAATCTATTCAGTTGTACCTactcaaataaaaaagttatttttttgaaaaatacctATAAAGTATACAGTCACTGAGGCAGATGATCCAGTGCATcgagtattttattgtaaccaaAATCACAGAAAACTGCAACTGTCTAAGAGCAAATCATTCTTCATCTCTTTATTTATCTGCTCTCAACTTTTTTTATGCGTAGCTTCCTAGGCGAGCCTACGATATTTTCGTCACTTCATCTGCTcagcgttttcccaactattttggggttggTTGGCAGCTGAGAACCAATACTTTACATGGAGCAAAcgcctgcctgacctcctcaacccagttacccggaaaacccgatatcccttggttCGACTGGCAtacgtaacaactgccaaaagATGTTAAAATTACAGCCTGGACCCACTTATTCCCTGGCCTTCTTTCAGGCAAGACAAGGCAATGACAAGATGGTAAACCATCCAAGAattgaccgcgccaagcgttgcttaaacTTATGATCGATCAACTCGTGCGGCTATTACTAATCACAAGCTTTCCTTCAGTTtcattctatttaaaaaaaactttcttttccATCCTGggattaaacaaaaaatcttgaGAATGCTAAGATAACCAGACAGCTTAAATTATCATACTTTATTGACGTAATTTAATCTGTTTACTTTGATAATAGGATTATTCGCCGAAAAGACGAATTGGCCCACTTTTTAACTGCAGGTTTTGTTGCCCAAGTAACCCCATTAACACAGTTTACAGATATACAATTCTTTTGCAAAATTtctaactaaaactaaataaaataagacataGATTTACCATATCAATatctacttacaataataaataggtagccagtagattttataagattttgAGAAAAGTATAGattgttgaataaaaatgtCTCGAAACACACTTTACGAAAAGATTTTTAAGAGGAACAAAGACATAGTGCTTAATGTGGTTTAAAGTTATTCaatagtttatttcaatgaTAAGGTTTGAAAcagagtttaaaaatatttcgttaccGTGTTAAAACTTGAGAGGGATACAAGAAAATAGCCTTATGAGGAAATGTCAAGTAGAAAGCTGCactgatgaaataaaatagaagaTAAACTGATGGTagtctcaaaataaaaataacacttagGTTTTAAGGTATCTATAATTCCACTGAAGTAAATAATCAAAACTAAGAAACAAAatgatacaaaaacaaaagacgaacttCATAAAGCAttaaatctaaacaaaagaaagatagAAGATGAATGAGCAGATGTAGTCAAACTTGAACAAGTAAATCCATCAGATATATTGAGCGAAATGTATCCAGTAGATGGCGTTGAGCACGGAGAATAGGAGAGGAAAGAAGACGCGAGAGAAACGATCGATGCTGATCGCTCTCATCTTGGCTTTGGCTGCTTCTGCTGCATCCTGGAACAAAGAAGACCAATTTAATGTCAACATCCACCTCCTGGcaaataatagattttatttggggtcgtgCAACAGGTCTTATTCTTACACACTTTTCTGTCTGATGTCGTCTTACAAGTGACAATCATTCGGATTCCTATCGTCATTTCCTTCCATATACATCGACTTTCATGCTCATTAAGACTGATCGTTTGCTCACAAGATGAGCCTCATTTCATCATATTGTtaatgtaagtaagtacttatatctGAACTGTTTGACTATAAACTTACCTTGACTTTAGCGCCGTCTCCCAGAACAATGTTGACCAAACAATATTCCATCAGAGCCATGAACACGAAACTGAAAGATACAAGATAGTTcattggaaaaaataaaaagacagCAGAAGATGAAGAAATACCCGAATAGCATGATCACTAGGTATCTACACTCCAATTATCCCATCCAAAATATATTGAAAGggaaaaattaaatagaaatagtAAGAGGGGAAGTGAATGTAAAAGAACATAGATCATAAATAATCTGATTTCCCTAACCCTAGCCTACTAGGTgcactaataaataaatgatgataataattcAACCTTCAAAGAAGTCACAATACTTACACAGTACACACAGACATGAAAGCATCAACAGCTTTCAGATAAGAGACGGGCGGTAACTGCGCCTGTGACTTCGCGTGCTGCGTCGAGAGCGTGAGTAATGACGTCACGCCGAGAGTGACCCGCGCGGGGGCAGCGTCAGGCTTGATCCAGAAGGATACCCACTGGAAGAGACAAGGGTTAAAAGAGGTTAATAATAAGTAACTTATAGTTGAGTAACCGCCATAAGAGTCGATAGGTTATAGTGGATGAAGTCCGTGGATGACTgatcttcttcctcctgccctgttcccatcTGATCATTTATCTAAAACTGAGTTTCGGAAGAGTTGTTGTTCCTAgctgtaatttgaacatctttggtagtcgtcaAAGATGGTTAGAAGGGGAAAAATTTTAACAACCAGACTTAGACAGGTTAGACAGGCAGTTGTTCCATGTAAAATACAGGTAAGTACTTAGCAGCATATAGTTAAAAAGAAAGCTGACCAACTTCAACAATCATCTTAGTCGGGTATAGGATTGGCAGATGATAGAGAAATTATAGAACAGAAAGAACAACCTAGCAAGCATGCTTAAAAGTAcgcttttgttttcaataatcaACTTACAGACATAATGACGATCAGACAAGTGGGTATGTAGGTGTTGAACAGGTGGTACCCCAAGCGCCGCTTCAGCTTGAAGATAACCTCCAGGCACGTGAAGTTTCCTGAAATTATCAAAATCAATGTTATTGTCATCAACATTTTGGATTTTTATGAAgtatagtaggtattattttttgataaaagcgTAGAATTGCTGTCAACTAGTGTCAACTTATAATTTGATATTTCAATATGAATATAGCAATTTTTCTAAAGTTCTGGAACGTCTTTAAGGCTCCCCCTAtctccaaataaaatattacgaataCGACTCACTACCACGTTTTTTAAAACATCCTAGTTAAGTTAAATTCCTAGATCGTTCAATTTCTTTAATCAACTAAATACGTTCTATCTCGAACATAACTAACTAGACGacagaccagacggcatgtcgttattcccttggaagatgggtaggcctttagtatgggacgcaacctgtgtcgatactcttgcgccatcacaccttccaagttctgcgtgctgtgctgctgctgccgctgcggctgcggagaacctcaagcggcggaaatatagtggccttgtcggaaactatattttcgaaccgtttggggttgaaaccctcgggtcgtggggtccgaatgcccacattctatttaaagatctttctaggcggctggttgacgcttctcgtgaccagaaggctggctattacctcggacaaagaatcagcatggcgatccaacgaggtaatgctgccagcctcttgggcacgctcccagttgacagcgatggggacgaattttttgacgctttttagttgtttgttttactaggatagtttttgatttttattgtaaatatgtattgtaaatattaaaaactaacttaaaagTTATTTGTATCTTCAACGATCTAAGTTTGAACATACATACGATGTGACCTGACACCGTGTTGATTGACGAGGTTCTGATGACGGCTGATGGTGGAATAACCGTCAAGTTTGATAAATAACTCTGGCAGACACCGATTAAAAAGTTTAGGGACACAAAGGCCTACATGCCTAGACGCAAATGATCAACTCATCTGTATTTGCTATTGCTATCGTTAATATAAcgcattttaaatattgaccagctaatcaacaaaataatgtataaattgttaatttcatATGGACCTATTAGGTTGCAAAACGTCAATTtctaggtgcacggttccaaagagagGGTCTTATGGAAAAAAACCGGCAAGAACCTTCTTAGTCATTCTTttcaaatcagaagtgtttacaatatttgacTTACAGTCtacctaggtaggtataaattatgtttaaaaaaaacatgacccTCTTAACGTTGATGTCCGTTTACCTTAATTACTTGTAATTATCTAAGGATTAAAAGATAACATTAGAAAATTCACTAATCTGCGATAACCACGGTATTAGCAGAAATATGGCGGTCATAACTATAATCCTAAGTTTGACCcagtttttgaaatgtttgcaaATGATGAAACGTggtttattgttaaaacaaacAAGTTGGTCCTAATTATTGACCTGACTGACTATTGTTTGTCTgtgataacaaaaaaataaatatgataggTAAATTAGGTAGATTAACAGGGAcaggtattgttttaaatactagtgaacacgcttatattagcttcactcttgtatgtaagaaaatcttggaatcttaatttgacccacttcccggtcttcgataaggatgaaattttgcacacactctgagttctgatgataataggtacatgactagcgtgtttttttataactatatttttttagtattttggtGTTTAAAACTGTTAATTATCTATGGTAATTTGTTAGGTGCGAGAAGTTATTTTGGATTTTACTTTTTGATATTGGATGCCTTCTTTCGTTCTACGGCTGAGATGACAATAATGAAATCCCTTAGAAGCTGATGATTTTATTCTCAAAATTAGCAACGTCCTACCTGTGGAGTAGACCTGGGTGCAGTCAGCAGTGGTATTCTGCACCAGCTCCAGTTGGGGCAACTCGATGTTCTCGTCCACTACCAGCGGCACGTCAGGGTCCCACTGGAAGATCAGGTCATCTGTCGTGTGGGATACTGGGAACAATAGTAAAGGgttgatgaaaattatattttgttactaCGAGCTATACCGATTGCTAGAGACCGATTTCATACAAATCTATATAGAATGCAATGGAAAGGCTGTCtttgttatttacaaatattgcaATTTGGATCGTTTGATGGTCCGAAAGATCCCACATCGAACTAGCTACAATTTCATTCAACTTTTGCTGCAAATATCGAAAAACTTCAATCCACCAAATTAGGACAGGACTCTGGATGCAAACACCAAAAAACTCAACACTCTTTTTATTTTCTCACctatttattctttttataatatttttggaagaaTACGTCTTCAACGCCAAGTAATTATTTAGTTCTTAAATATTCATTACTAAGTTATCAATTTTCGACGTCTCAGACACCCAAAACCGAAGCCTACACTTTCCTACGACTCCTAATTAGTTTTGTCACtgattaaaaagcaaaaaaccGCGACTGTCGGATGTCGCCACAAAGTCAAAGGCATCTCGTTAATTTTAACAGTTCATACACCCTTTACTTCATTACCGCCGCGGCTGCGATGCTTTTTCAAAAATGAAGCTTCGGTCTACTTTCTAGTCTAGTTTTGTTACTATACGTCTTCTGTATTTAGCTGTTTTTGTTTGCTGTTCGTCTAAATAGACAGTAAACTGTGGACTACCCATCTCTATTTCTACAACTAAACAAAGCAATCATtttgctatttaaaaaaatggaagCATAatgaaagtcaaagtcaaaaacgtttattgaaactaggctagcttttagcactttttcacgtcaaatttacaaaattacagcagccccaaaacgccccccttttaTCACTTCCTATATTATGGCTATAGTCATTAGCAGACCTAGATGATATACAAGTGACTCATCTATTCCTTAAAAATCATTCAAGACCCTTCTGCCCCTATCCCATTTCTGCAGCAAGTTTTACTTCAACACTTATTATCGTCATCCCACAAGCCTTAATTCAAGCTACATCGTCTCCTATCACGAAAATCTACAAAAACCTTTATCGTATCAAGTGCCAGTTAGCACAGCATCATTTTGCCCATCAGATCTATTTATAGTGAGATCGGGCGATAGGTAGGGGCTGAACACAAGTACCCCCCCACTTGGCCTACATTTTACAAGCCACTCGATTCGATAATTTCTGTATCACCCGACAAACTTTGCTTAGGTCTGAAGAGACCTCTTTCAATGGGATTTAAGTGGTTTTTATATTTCGCTGTTTTTGTGACGCAAGGATTTTTGACTCCCTTAAATGCTATTCGTGTTTTGCGAAATAAAGTAATTGACCAAGCCTGGAAGGTTTTGTTCGTTGCTAGAAGTGATGTCGAAAAATTTTTGaagttgtgatttatttttgtgttgtttaacaattattttactaacttaGCATgtgaattgtttttataaagtcAGTATTTCAAATAGCTGACCTTCcaaaaaatccataaaatatgGTTTAGTTTCTAGACGATGTTCCTGAACGGTACTGAACGGTAATTACAACTGTTCGGAACATCTCGCTACTTATTAAGATTTTGTGAACGTAACCATACCGCGATGTAGAATTTTCATGTTCTggaacaacgccatctatcgagcttgTGTGGATTGTAACTGTGTGGGTTAATAAAATGTAGTAATTGTCGATTGCTTTTCATTAACTAGGAAAATTGGCTAGGTCTATGTTACATTATTGTAAGTAAATGTTTCTTCCAATAAGTTAGTCGAAAATAAGGCCTGATTTTTGCTAAaacactattttctttttctaaaggTACTATCTTTTCTATCGGCGTTGTATTGTCGTAGAAATATGATCACACGAAATATTCAACAGCTCTTATACTTATTTTCTAtaatatccttactaatattataaatggaaaagtgagtttgtttgtttgtttgtttgtttgttccgctttcacgccgtaactactgaaccgattgctttgaaattttgcagacgtaaagttagaagtccggattaaataatagggtactttttgtcccgaaaaaaatagatattcccgagggaaaacaaaaatattgtttgcttgatggatggattgtagatggcgctgtgtgtccaatataaccgaattccacgcgggcgaagccgcgggcggaaagctagttcaGAATAAATGATCTCACTCGGAACAAAATGTACTAACATAGCatgtcaactgttttataaGGTCAGTCAAAATAAAACTGACCTACCAAAAATTCGCCATGTACGAGTAGACTCTTGTATAAGATCCATTTTCATACCGAACATCTCGCTACCTATTGAGATTTGTGAACGTAACCATACCGCGATGTAGGATTTTCACGATCTgaaacaacgccatctatcgagcttaTGTGAAACGTAACTGTGTGGGATGATAAAATGTAGAttgataaaattgtaatatcAGCAAAgaatatttgatattatttgaaGGATGCGAAAGTTAGTTTTatagtacataattaattttttttgtttcaataagtTTTACTTGCaatgtcagtatttttttagaaaagctGGTATTTCCttttagtataaaaatgttttctgatCAAACGAAAGTTCAACAGCTCTACTATAATATCTAGAAAAGTAATGTCAAATGCAAAGTTTAAATATGTCATGCAAGTACATGTATATTGTCTTAGATGTCATATTTGTAGCTTTAAAAAGTCAGtcaaatatattattcacatagctattttaattagtttttcactaaaacaaaataaattcgcATTTTGTGACTCTGCACTGAGAAATTCTCATTGAGAATGACAAAATACTACTAACCTAGCTCAAGAACTGTTTTATAAAGTCAGTTAGAAAACTGACTCTTTCCAAAAATTCACCTAAACCTCCAACATTCATGTTTCTGGAACATCTTGCTATTATACCTATTGAGGATGTAGGATTTTCACGTTCTggaacaacgccatctatcgagcttgTGTGAATTGTAACTAAGTttgatagttaaataaatgtagattgataaaaatcaattttgatGAATCCGAAAGTTAGTAACAATACGTTTTTTCCTGTAAAATCCGTCTGAAATCCAGACGCGATTATTTGTTAGAGAAGTATCAATTTTTTCTATTCAAATGTTTTCTATCTGCATTAGGGATATTTATTGTGGTTGAAGTATGATCAAACGAAGTGTCAAAGGGTTTtctataataaatagaaaaaatgtagaaagaaatataattcagataactattttaatgattttcacTTCGAGCGATAACTTTTTGCCTGTTGTTGCCTAATTTCCGCACTCGAATATGAAGTAGGATATaggttaaattatttattttaatctgatTGCTAATTCATAATCAAAACATATCCGTTTAACAAACgtataggcatttttttttgtatagttcttagttgtaggtaaataagtacatatCTGAATGTATGTACTGATATGTACTTATCTAGCATGTAAACTGTTTTATAAAGTCAGTCTAAATAAAACTGACTCTCCAAAAATAAGGATGTATAATTTCGGAAGTATGTTTATATAATACGATGTATATGATACATCTGCAACCTATTGGGATTTGTGAACGAAACCATACCGCGATTTAATATTTCACGTTCTGAAGAAACGCCATCTATCGGGTTTGtctgaagaataataaaataaaatgcagaaAGAAGTAACTTTTGAAGGATGCGAAACTACGTTAATTATTCTTACaacgtatatttttttcgtattatttcaAAGTTATCATCGATAAATAactcgaataaaaataataattacaaagctTCGAAAAACTCTATCGTTTCCCAATAAGTTTTTTCCCGAAAAATCCCTAAAAATCCAGACGCCATTTTTTGTGagaaaggtaggtaggtaggtaggtaggtagggtattttctttttctaagaTATTCCCTATCTTCGTAAGTTCATACTTCTTACCAAACGAAAGTTCAACAGCTATTCTATACCCAGATAAAAATTCGAATTATAACCCTGatagattttaatgttttttttcgaggaataattaaatgtgaaattatagaaaaacaaGCTTGGCCTGCAGTTGCACCCGTTTATTGAAGGAACTTCTGCACGCTATCGGACAAAAAgtcgatttttttgtttttttctgatGACCAAACTAGACTAGGTAAGTAGATATACCTACTAGatagttttagttttgattataaatatatctatagttctgtaaatatctatggaaatgaaatgaatgtttaatatatttagttagAGGCCTGCTACAATGTAAATTAACTTAGGTACTAGTTGCTACACAGGCAGCTTACGGCCCTTatcttaaatgttttaaaagtcaGTATCATTATAGAAATGTCTGACTTTCGAAAAAATTTGAAACCAATTATATCAAAGGGCGATGATATGTACTAATGTCTTAGCCACCCTATTGAGATTTGTGAACGTAACCATACCGCGATGTAATATTTCACGtgtaggtacaacgccatctatcgagcttgTTAGTAATAAAACGCTCAGTCGAACATTAGGGGAAACTAGTTTCCTTTTATGATTATCAAATGGTTATGTTTATAAAAGCTTAAGTTTGTGTGTGtatttaatacctacatagctataattataacataaaaacaGTAACAGtactgtagttttatttaaatgtctaatagtcgcgtaagtgtcagaaatcaacctacatacctatgtagttaTTGAATGCGTAAACGGCTGAACGAATCTGCATAAAACTTTTGGTAATGTAACcataaaacgtacaaaatatattttaaatcaatacAAGGCGTAACATTGTTTATCTTTAAGTGACTAATCAAATGGCTTTATTCATAGGAACTACACGGACGAATTACGGTTCTTAACtcagttattgttttataaagtcagtatcaaaataaaatgaactgaCTCTCCAAAAATTaccgattaaaaaaatgctattaacACCGTGCCTGTTTGTTTTAGCCCTATTGAGATTTGTGAACGAAACCATACCGCGATGTAACATTTTCACGTTGTgatacaacgccatctatcgagcttgTTAGTAATAAAATGCTCAGACCAACTTTATTGCCAACTGCTTTCTTTTTTGGGGGTTATATTTATCTATGCATTTAATAAATCTATAGAGAAGTCATTTTTAtgcattgataaaaaataattagccaGCGTCTTTAAGGGTAACCAACAGAACGTATTGCTAGTATTTGAGATTTTCttgtaaaagtttaattttatgtgtaaGTACTTACACAGTTCTTCATGCGTTAACCGCTGAACTGATCTGGATGAAACTTTTAGTAATGAAACTTGTAACAAAaaccataaaatatacattataaataaaaccaacgCGTAAAATTGTTTATCTTTACTTTCCTACGTGACTACTCAAATGGCTATAATTCATAGGAACTACATGGACGAATTACGGTCCTTAACTCAGTtatctaactaatattataaagaggataactttgtttgtttggttgtaatggataaactcaaaaactactggaccgatttgtaatattctttcaccattagaaagctatattatctgctaGTAACataggcaattttttatcccggtacgggcagtagttaccacgggacgcgggtgaaaccgcgggaaaacggctagttattttataaagtcagtatcaaaataaaatgaactgaCTCTCCAAAAATTACCAgttaaaaatagataagtaggtactgtaCCGCGCTAGGGACCGGGGATCTCGGGATATTTCAACTCACAGTACCTACAGTGCCTGTTTCAGCCACCCTATTGAGATTTGTGAACGAAACCATACCGCGATGTAGTATTTCACGTttaggtacaacgccatctatcgagcttgTTAGTAATAAAATGCTCAGACCAACTTTATTGCCAACTGGTTTCATTTTTGGGGTTATATTGCTAAAAGTTCAAGTTTTGTGTGTTTAATACACACAAAACTACTGCGTAAACGCCTGCACGGATCTTTTATTATGGGAtttgagggagtatcagactcttactgaccaaaaccTTTTAAcccaaataataatataataataatatttttatttaaatttcattacaGCATGAATTACATAGAGTCTTAAATATAAGCTTATATCCGAGTCTTACGTGCCTTAACTAGGGTATCCTGTGTTTCAGGCGAGAAGAGCTAAATAGTACATTAAAATGTGTAAACTATCTGTAACCTTTAAGTAACTACTTAGGTAGtagtaattgttttataaagccagtatcaaaataaaatcaactgaCTCTTCAAAAATTTACCTTCATATAGTAGGTTGCAATTCAGTTCAATACAGTCTGAATGTTTCAGCCACCCTATTGAGATTTGTGAACGAAACCATACCGCGATGCAGTATTTCACGtgtaggtacaacgccatctatcgagcttgCTAGTAATAAAACGCTCAGTCCCACTTTTTGGTGGAGTGTAACTTTTTAGGTGTAATTTGTTTATTCAAAAGTTTCCTTGGACTTGGATAAAACTTTCAGTAATCTATATCAATACAGAGaggata
This genomic stretch from Helicoverpa armigera isolate CAAS_96S chromosome 26, ASM3070526v1, whole genome shotgun sequence harbors:
- the LOC110379036 gene encoding glycine receptor subunit alpha-2: MAAEKLLWLTTVLLRLWLGATDLCYAQSTLLTFQDLLPEDPRLYDKMRPPKINEQPTIVNFHVTVMGLDSIDETSMTYAADIFFAQTWKDHRLRLPENMTTEYRLLEVDWLKHMWRPDSFFKNAKSVTFQTMTIPNHYVWLSKEKTILYMVKLTLRLSCAMNFLIYPHDTQECKLQMESLSHTTDDLIFQWDPDVPLVVDENIELPQLELVQNTTADCTQVYSTGNFTCLEVIFKLKRRLGYHLFNTYIPTCLIVIMSWVSFWIKPDAAPARVTLGVTSLLTLSTQHAKSQAQLPPVSYLKAVDAFMSVCTVFVFMALMEYCLVNIVLGDGAKVKDAAEAAKAKMRAISIDRFSRVFFPLLFSVLNAIYWIHFAQYI